CCAATCTCCCCAAACTGAAACCCTAACCCTACCCGATCCCGATCCTCGATTGTCTAACCCTAACCAAGATCATGATTCTATGATGCACGAACCGATTCCCATAGTCACCGTTGACGATACGGAGCCTGATGACGCGGAGCCCAATGTCCCCGGCGGCGCCGTCGGTGGAGGCGGTACTGCCACACGGCGCACGgccaagaagaagaaaatgggtAACAAGAGGACCGCGAAGGAGAGAAAGTGGCGGGAGAAGATTCCGGGTATCGTCGAAACCCTAAAACCTATTCCCTTCACGCCTGCGAAAACCCTTGAATTCGATAAACACCAGAGCCTCTTGAAGTGTCTGGGGCTCTGGGATTTTGTCCACGTCGAGTTCGATTCAGCGCTCCGCGCCGATCTCCTTGCGCAGCTCATAGTTAGCTATGTCCCCAATTATCGATGCGGCTACGTCAACGGGCTTAGGATCAATGTCAGCCGCGCCGATCTCGGCCGCGCCCTGAAGCTGCCGAAGAAGACCGTTGGCGCCGCTGCTTCCGTTGCTGTGGTTGATGATTCGGTAGACTTGAATGAATCTACTGCGTTTGTTGAGGAGTTAGTGTATCATTGGATGCTTTTGCCTTATGAGACTTGTATGATGACTGGTGAAATTTTAGGGTGGTTGGATTTGATCAAGGAGGGGAATTTCGAGAAGATTGATTGGGCAGGAATGATTTGGTGTATGGTTGAGAAGGAATTGAGGGCGCCGCAGTTGGTGAATTGTTATTACGCTTCGCATTTGCAGCTTATGATTAAGACGCAACATAAGGAGTTGTTGGAGATGGCCGTTGAGGTTGGGGAAGAGGAGAACGAGGTGAAGGaggaaggagaagaggaagatgaagatgaggaggggGTAAAGGAAGAGGTGGATGGGAGTGGGGATGTTAAGATGGATGAGGTTGATGGGGGTCAGGTTCAGGAGTTAGAGGGACGGGTTCAGGAATTGGAAGGGCAGGTTCAGGAATTGCAGGAGCACCACATTGAGTTGAGTCTTGGGCAAGACAATAATGTTGGGAAGGTTGAAGTGGAGAAGGAGCAGGGTGGACAGGAACAAATGATGGATTTTGAGCAGGTTAAGGACGTTGAAGAGCCTGGGATGTGGCTTATGGATCAAAAGAGCTGTGTGGAAGAGCCATTTCTGCGGCCCTGTCATGGTGATGTGAAGGGTCTGGGCTGTGAACAAATGATAGAGGACGAGGGAGAAGATGGGCAGCAAGAGGAGGAaggggaggaggaggaggatggAGAAGAGGATGAGCACGAGGGTGGGTTCCATCTCTCTCCAAAGTGTATTCCTATGGAGGGGATAGCTTCTGGGAATGGTCTCGCTCATGTGATGGATGCTGAACAATTGCCTTTTGGTTCTGGGATTGATCTTCGTGACAATCCGGTCGGGGATTTCCTGTCATCCAGGGATGAGTCTCAGATGATTTCTGGTTCATCACTTTTTGGTAATGGTCACAAGAGAGACAACCTTGCCCTTGATAATCATAACTCTCATCATTCTTTGAATGGCAGTAATAAGAGGCTGAGAAGTGATAGCCCGTGGAACACCAAACCAGCGGACTTTGAAACATGCATGGAACAGATAGAACATTTGACGGAGAAAGCTAGAATCATGTATGCCGCAAAAGATCAGGCTTGCGAAGAATCTACAATGAATCAGCAACTCTTAATGAATGAGCTACAAAAGCGAGATAACTTGATTGAACATTTGCATAAAGCGAAGTTTGAGGAGAGTCAGAAAAGACAGATGGAGGTATATAGGTTTGAGAAAGAACTTTATATGATGCAAAGCCTTGTCGATGGATATAGAAAAGCCATGAAAGAAACACGAAAGGCTTTTGCTGAATATAGAGCACGCTATCCTCAGGGTGACGAACCACTCTACGCGGATGTTCCTGGCTCCGGGGGTCTTGTTTTGACTGTGGTGGAGGTGGAGAAGGAACGTCTAAAGAAAGAAGCAGAAGAAAGGGCGAAGTTAAGGGATTTTATGACAGAGTTTGAAAAGAACTGTACTGATTTTGAATCTCAATGGTCTGGTAAATTTGAAGCTTATGTGAGTAGAGTTGAATCTCTGAATGAGAGGTTTCTGGCTTTGGAggacaaaatgaaacaattgaaAGAAGTGAATACTAATGGCAAGGTTTCTGATCCTATTGAAAGCGCTCCAACTGCTGAAGGAGAAACTGCTTAGTAAGGTTTAGCTTTTTCAGTAGAATTCGATTAAATTTAGTTCATATCAAATTCAAGGCTGCTGGTTGCTtatgtttataattataattataatgtacAGAGCTTTATTTTGAAACCAGGACCTTTAATTAGGGTAATTGTTACCTTTTATTATCTTGAGATGAAGTCACAAATTATGGAAACTTATTGTGTTTGCATTTCTATGTTCTCTGTTATTCTTGCTAgcaattttaattatgtttgatgcTCACTTCCAGTTGACATTTCACCTTCTTCTGACCAAGTATCTTGTTGAAAAAATGTGATCAGATAGTTATAGAAATATTAGAAACATTTATTTGTGTGATCTTTTGTCGgattaataaattgatttattgGATAGTTGAATTCTTTGGAACGCCATCCATTATCAGTTACTGTGAAGGTTGTTAGTATATCATGTGGTAGAATTTTGGTCTTCATTCTGTTAAGGTTGGTagtattaacttttaaaaatcaACAGAGACAACTGTTGATGTATGTTTGTTATTAGTCACGTTTCATGATTTATCAATTTCTTCGACTGTAAGAAGGGAAACCTGATCTGTGATATCCATCTTTTCAGTGTTCTCTTCAAATTTAGGCGTCAACATCAAATTAAATCCATTTTACATTACCAGTCCTGTTTCCTTGATGGCCAAATTATGGAAATTTGTTACCTTGAGGATAGTACCATTTTATCATCCCAGCTATTTAGAAGTTTATGCCCTTCTGTATAAACTACTACTAGAGGTTAATAGAGTGCAATATTTAAGTTGTACTTAATTACGTGTCATTGTTGGAAAGAGATAACCCTGCTAGTGCCTTGACGTGCCCATTAATATGCTTAGAATCACGAGATTGAGTGGTACTTGAGGAATGGGTTGGGCATCTGTTTACAAAGTATTTTGAGAATTAGACGTATGTAAAAATCATAATTTGCAACTAACTTGCAGCATGGAGTGAtctttatgataaaaaattaaatacctCTAGTGGAATCTTATGTGAGGTTTcgtcattattttattcattgtttGAGTTGTGGAAGGAAAATGAAACAGAAATATACCCAATGGTTTATTTGTTTctcttatcattttttatatttaaaaactacTGTGAGAAACGGTTATATGAAGTtctgaaatttgttttgaaaacattgttttagaAAGTAAAATACAAGAACAGGTAGGAGATAGTTTCTGATTTTCAATTGTTTCTCTGTTATGTGCACGAAAGAAACAATAACCGTTTTTATATGCTTTCATAATCCCAATCACCAATCCTCTTTATTAGATATTAGAATAGGATGTTAAGGGTGTTGTCGTTCTTGTCGGAGTTGATGAAGACAGGAAGTGTAGCTTCGGCTGGTAGACCTGACGGAAATCAATAGACTGAGTTAGGCATAAAGGgaattttcaaaacattgttcaaaccttttttatttttaattttaaaaaaatagtaaactGGTTTTGCAGGAAAAGTAAACAGGCTGGACCTAATTATCACTTTTGTCTGGGAGcagaaataatatgaaaataaaattttagattcaGTAGTAAACATTATAAGTGAAAcaatttatttctatttctttccAGATCCAAACAAAAACAGTAACCAAGTGCTTCAAATGCAAGAGGAATGTCATGGGCATCTTAGTGTGTATATTAGTGAAAAACTCCACGGGTTAATTTACATGATATTGAATGGAAAACATCGtcgaattaatttttttcttaaatgatgaAAGTTTCaccattttttcattttcccttAACAAAAAATGTTGAATAGGCATGAAATTGCTATTATGGAAGGAACAGTTCTATTAAAACAATGCCCATATTGAAAGAACCCAAACGTTGTCGTATCACCGCGAAGGGCTTTGCCCCAAGAGtaaatacttttcaaaatgtttagccCCTCGTAATTTGTAAGGACAACAATACAATTTAGCTAGTGATTAGAGTGGTAATCAGAAGCTTATAGTTCTTAAATAAGAactaaaaatactaaaattgaTCAAACGGTTACTTGTTACATGGTTTAAATTATATGCTTCTACTATAGAAATTACCGAGGGCTCAAACTGGTGTAAATTATCAcaattcaaatgaaaataatcCATTACGATACACAGAAATATCCAGGAATtgcaacaaatatttaaaatttaaggcatttatatttgaatatcaATTCCTTTCCTTTGAGATGGACGTCTGAATTATATTGCTAAGTCACtggttataataatatttaccgTAGGAGAAAATCTTTACTCCAACTCAGTATACCTCACAAATTCGATAGggattttaaaagaatatatatattttttaattatgtaatgaAGCTTTTTGGAATTGTTACTGTacagattttaataaaaataactaacataattaatttctgttaatttaaaataacaacaaagAGTAATACTTCAAAAATAtacttcaataaaaataatgttatttattaccactactattattatattaagGCTTTAAAGTTATTAAATAGCTTTTAGcaactaaatttaataaaatatattaaatattctgcattagtatttaaaaatacaataaaactataatgttgtaaatatttaaaattaatgttgtaTTTTATAAGAACTCGGTAAAATATCTATTAACTATCTAAGAAAACAAATTGTCATGGAAAATACTCATTTATCCATGTCTATACTCgtccttttttttaaattgtcgattgtttttcatttttctaatttcaattaaatttttatttttgaaaaattgaagcaatcATGTTGGTGTCTTTAGTATCGAACTAACATAGCCAAAGAGACGGttattaatttgtgattttttttaaaatttttttaaatatatatatatatatattttaatttttttaatttttcttaaaaataaaatttatcacatGTCAAACTAATATTGTACTACATGACAATGATAATATGACGTAGTGTCACATGTCACTATCATGATGTCACATGtcattatattagttttaattgattcttttatttttattttgtctcaatttagtcttattttttaagttaaacaattttatttctcttcaaatttaaacgaaatttaatttgtatacaaaagttatataaatatttttattaaaattgatatttttattaaatatttttaacaagattgagtttatatatatatatatatatatatatatatatatatagttatttttatctaaatgtTAATTATCTtctttaaatatacatataaaagttaaaatgatGTAATTGGTGATAGtaagaattgaaataaaatgtgGAAGGGTGTCTTAGAGCatggaagaagaaagaacaacATAAACGATCTTTAATTAGAGTTTTCACCAAATCATCAAcgtgtaatattattttttttaactcttatagatatatttaaataacataattaactaaatataaatataaataaatttaatcttgttaaaaatattttataaaaatatcaattttaataaaatatatttgtataacatatatatacaaattaaatttggtttgaatttggaaaatgataaaattgtttaattttaaaaaaattaggactcaagtgagacaaaataaaaatctaagaACCAAATTGAAACTAATGCAATGACACGAGACATTATAGTGACACATGACATTGTCATATTACATTGTTATTGTCACGTGACacaaaaaattagaaactaacatgtgatattttctttaagagtacgataataatgataaagacttaattattttaatttttcaataattaagatgaattttttttaaagaaattgacATACctcttaaatttttaagtttttttttttggttaatttACCATCATCCATTAAACTTTTGGTTAtcttaagttttttttgttgattaattTAACATCATACATTAAACCTTGTGGttattttacgtttttttttgttaatttaccATCATACCCGTCAATATGCTTTGAATCCATGACCTTTTCTTGGTTTTTTGGTCTTTGTCTTCCTATATCAGTAAGCTTTCTTACTTTAACATTCAAGTGACACACAGTAGGTCccattgataatttttttcaatcaatcaaattacaccattttataaataattgatatcAAGGAGGAGATTTACTAGGGAGATACAACATCAATGACATCTGAGTCCAACCATATAAGAGATTGtcaccactctctacccaaaaccttaagacaatgggttaatgagtctttcatatttatataatgctctactttctcatttctatccaatgtgagactttaactcacacttggattctcaacaatctccctctcaagggtgagtcccttccacatatGTACACTCCCCCTCCAACAGAAGCATTCTCAACCGACCACAACCACGAGTAGCCTTTTCCAATCGTCGTTCAACTTAAAGAGACTTGCTTACctctctgataccactgttgggtctaATGAGGAGGAGGTTCATCGGggagacacaaacaccaatgagaACTAAGTCCAACCACATAagagattgacaccactctctacccaaaaccttaagccAATGGGTTAATGAATCTTTCatctctactttctcatttctatatGTGAGACTTgaactcacacttggattcccaacataCAACTCATCTTTGAACGATATCAAGCATAGAGGGTAAGATGTTTTGTCTTTTTCATTGATATGTTTCTTTGTGGTGGTAATGGCCTTGCATGGCTCGTTATGTTAACCTTTATGTTTGCTAAGAACTGACTTTTGTATTGCTCAACCATTTGATTCACCATTTGTAGAACTTCCATTTACAAATTCGTAATGGAAGTCTCAGTGTTTTTGTAGTTTGTTGCTGACACTTAGACTAATTGTGCGAGGCATCTTCCATTTTGGACAGTTTTTCTGGCTGGATAGAATTTCTGATCCATATTGGGGGCTTTGTAGTGGTTCAAAAAACTAGTTTAGAGGGTTGGCTTTGGAGTGTACAACGTGGATTAAAATGGACTTGGTGTACGTATCATGATGCAATAATTAAATAGACTAGAAGGGTGCTTGAAGTGTTATTTTTGGACAGATAGAACTGATGTTTGGGAGTGCTATTGCCATTGGTTATATTGTAGATTGGTGcaaatttagttttagtttgGTGAGGAATTGTAGTAGATGTTGGACTTGACCGTGAGCCTATGATAGTAGAGTTTATTCGCTGTTGAATCATCAATATATCGTAGATATTATGTTGTTTGGCCAGTTTTAGTACATCATACAATTTTcgatattatattataatttgtagatattatgttgtaattagagttgtcaaaacgggtcacccAGCCCGATCTGACTcgatccaccacgggttggttacttagtgagccaatccaatccggctcatttattagcgagccagaaaaatCTAAACTCGGCCCaactcaccacgggttggtgggtaaatgggttgactcacttaattacaatatttttaaaataaaaaataattacaaactttttataatttaaatctaaacaaatttcactcccaaatttcactcccaaatttcactcctagtgtttaattaattttgaaaataaagaacttaaataatttcttgaagcaaaaaaaaataataaatatttttttataaaattaaaattaaattttaataaaataaaattaggtaggttgGTTGGTGGGCTAACCCGGCCTACCACAGGTTCAACCCGCATCAGCCAggtttaaatgagccgggttgaaatctgacccgtataaaaaaaatacaattttttcaaactcaactcggtctgaacccgtggtgagccggattGACCCACGGATTTGACCCATTTTGACCGCTCTAGTTGTAATGATTTATAATTgatcttaacttttttttttcagttccACTTAGCATTAAGTCTATAAGAAACTTATTTTTACAATCAACAAAAACATGTTGTAAGACCTAAAGTTAATAATTAAAGGAACATAAACAAACCTATGCTTATACaattatacttaaattattGTGGTGTGATATAACTCTTACAAACTGTTATATCATTTGCATGTTACATACTCATCTAATTGGGTTTTATAGTTTAACATTTTGtttgtattaaaattattta
The Vigna angularis cultivar LongXiaoDou No.4 chromosome 5, ASM1680809v1, whole genome shotgun sequence genome window above contains:
- the LOC108340737 gene encoding uncharacterized protein LOC108340737; translation: MTKPIESEISDEDLNPSAADQCQSKDPSPPQNSPPTVSQSPQTETLTLPDPDPRLSNPNQDHDSMMHEPIPIVTVDDTEPDDAEPNVPGGAVGGGGTATRRTAKKKKMGNKRTAKERKWREKIPGIVETLKPIPFTPAKTLEFDKHQSLLKCLGLWDFVHVEFDSALRADLLAQLIVSYVPNYRCGYVNGLRINVSRADLGRALKLPKKTVGAAASVAVVDDSVDLNESTAFVEELVYHWMLLPYETCMMTGEILGWLDLIKEGNFEKIDWAGMIWCMVEKELRAPQLVNCYYASHLQLMIKTQHKELLEMAVEVGEEENEVKEEGEEEDEDEEGVKEEVDGSGDVKMDEVDGGQVQELEGRVQELEGQVQELQEHHIELSLGQDNNVGKVEVEKEQGGQEQMMDFEQVKDVEEPGMWLMDQKSCVEEPFLRPCHGDVKGLGCEQMIEDEGEDGQQEEEGEEEEDGEEDEHEGGFHLSPKCIPMEGIASGNGLAHVMDAEQLPFGSGIDLRDNPVGDFLSSRDESQMISGSSLFGNGHKRDNLALDNHNSHHSLNGSNKRLRSDSPWNTKPADFETCMEQIEHLTEKARIMYAAKDQACEESTMNQQLLMNELQKRDNLIEHLHKAKFEESQKRQMEVYRFEKELYMMQSLVDGYRKAMKETRKAFAEYRARYPQGDEPLYADVPGSGGLVLTVVEVEKERLKKEAEERAKLRDFMTEFEKNCTDFESQWSGKFEAYVSRVESLNERFLALEDKMKQLKEVNTNGKVSDPIESAPTAEGETA